Sequence from the Rhizomicrobium sp. genome:
AAGCCGAGCTTGCGCGCCAGCGACGGCAGAGGCTCCGGCCCCAGCTTTGAAGCGTCGTCCTGTATGGACATTCCCGGTGTTTCCAAAACGAGAAGGGCCGGCGCGTGCCGGCCCCTCCCTTGCGTTTTTATCGTTTGAACTTGGCGGCTTCTTCGGAACCCTTGGTGGCGTCGCCTTCGCTGTAGGAATGCGCGCCGGTGCCCGCGAGCTTGCCGCCCTGAACGATCAGGTACTCATCGCGGATCGGACGACCCTCGAAGAAGCATTCCAGGATCTCGCGCGTGCCCGCCGCGTAGCGTGCCTGCGCCGACAGCGAGGTGCCGGAGATATGCGGCGTCATACCGTGATGCGGCATGGTCCGCCACGGATGATCCTTGGGCGCCGGCTGCGGGAACCAGACGTCGCCCGCATAGCCGGCGAGCTGGCCGCTTTCCAATGCGCGCACGATGGCGTCGCGGTCGCAGATCTTGCCGCGTGCCGTGTTCACCAGATAGGCGCCGCGCTTCATCTTCGACAGCAGCTTGTCGTTGAACAGGCCCTCGGTCTCGGGATGCAGCGGCGCGTTGATGGTGACGACGTCGCACACCTTCACCATGTCCTCGACATTGGGATGCCAGGTCAGGCCCAGTTCCTTCTCGACCGCATCCGGCAGGCGATGGCGGTCGTAATAGTGCAGGTGCATGTCGAAGGGCTTAAGCCGCTTCAGCACGGCCAGGCCGATGCGGCCGGCGGCCACGGTGCCGACATGCATGCCTTCGACGTCATAGGAGCGTGCCACGCAGTCGGCGATGTTCCAGCCGCCCTTCACCACCCACTGATAGGAGGGGATGTAGTTGCGCACCAGCCCGAGGATCATCATCACGACATGCTCGGAGACGCTGATCGAGTTGCAATAGGTCACCTCGACGACCGAGATGCCGCGCTCGCTCGCGGCCTTCAGATCGACGTGGTCGGACCCGATGCCGGCGGTGATCGCGAGCTTCAGGTTCTTGGCCTTGGCGATGCGCTCGGCGGTCAGATAGGCCGGCCAGAAGGGCTGCGAGATCACGATGTCGGCATCGACCAGCTCGCGCTCGAACACCGAGTCCGGGCCGTCCTTGTCGGAGGTCACGACGAATTTGTGGCCGTGGGATTCGAGATATTTGCGCAGACCCAGCTCGCCCGACACGCTGCCCAGCAGCGTGCCCGGCTTGAAATCGATCGCTTCGGGGGTCGGCAGCGTCTGCCCGCCGGGATAGCCGTCTATCTTCGGCAGGCCGTCCCGCGCATAGGATTTGGGATAGCCGGTGACCGGATCGTCATAGAGAACGCAAACAACCTTCGCCATTGGGATATTCCTCATGCTTCGAATTTTGCGGAAGAGGAACGTCCATGGCGGTCTTGGGGATTGTCATCGAAGTGTCGCGCGCCGGATCGTTTCCTCGTTCGAAGGAAGCGTGCGCTTGGCGCGCCTTCGTCTCGCATCGAACGCGGCGATACTGGTCCTGCGTGCGTTGCAGCATCCAATGAAAGCTTTGGAACGCCTGATAGGCGAATCCGATCAAGCTTCTCGCGGTTGCGAGAAGGTGAAGCCGAGATCGCCTTCCAGCACCGTGGCGAGCAGCGCGTTCGACATCGGCGACGGCGGCTCCCGGTTGGAGAGCACCAGCCCGATGGCTTGCGTGTGCACCGGCTCGACCAGGTCGATGGCCACCAGATCGCGCATGCCGCCGAACATGTAGGAGAAGGTGTGCGGCACGATGCTCGACCATTCGCCGTGCTGGAGGTGCGAATAGATGCCGAGAAAGGAATTGCTGACGATCGGCGGCGTTATCGCCACGCCGATGGAGGCGAGAAGATTGGTGATGATGCGCCGGTTCTGCATGTCCTCGCTGAGAAGGCAGAGCTTCTCGGCGGCGGCCTCGGTCCAGGTGACGGTGCGGCGCGCCGCCAGCGGATGCTCGCGCCGCGTCACGAACACGTAATGCTCGCGGTAAAGCGGAATGCGGCGGACATTCTCCAGCGGCTCGTTCTCCAGATAGGTGATGCCGCCGTCGAGCTCGAATGCGTCGAGGCCGCGCTGGATGGTGCGCGAGTTCAGCGACTGGATTTCGACGTCCGCGGCCGGATGGTCCTTGCAGAACTTCGCCGTGACGAACGACACCGAGGGCATGGCGGCCGGGATGACGCCGAGCCGCAGCGTGCCGACCATGCCCTTGCGCAGGCGCGAGAGGTCGTCGCGCAGGCTGTTGTAGTCGGTGAGAATCTGCCGGCCCCAGGCGAGCACCCGCTCGCCCTCCGGCGTCAATCCGACGAAGTGGTGATTGCGGATCACGAGGCGGGCCTCGAGGTCCTCTTCCAGCTTGCGGATCGCGGCGGACAGCGTCGGCTGCGCCACGTTGCTGGCCTCCGCGGCGCGCGCGAAGTGGCGCTCCCGCGCCAGGGTCACGAAATAGGCAAGATGGCGGACAAGCATGGCCGGATGGTTATAGCAGGGTTTTCAAGCCGGGCGGCCTCGGCCATCGACCTCAAGCCGATGTGGCGATCCGGAAGGCGCCGCGCAGGCATCGGATCGCCATGCCGAGCGGCACGGCGAGCGCCGTCCAGGCCAGAACGCGCGCCACGGCGCTGTCGATCAGCAAGGCGTCAATGCGGTTCTGGATAGCCTGCACCGCCAGGCCGGCTGGCAGATGCCGGGGCTGCTCGCCCATCTGGCGATGGAGGCCCAGAAAGGGCTGGTAAGCGGCACGCAACCCGCCGACGCGAAATATTACCGCGACAAGCTGATTCCGATCGGCCGCTGATCCGGCGGTCGGCAATGGGGTTCGAAGACGGTGGTGCCATGAGACGGCCCTCGCAA
This genomic interval carries:
- a CDS encoding NAD-dependent formate dehydrogenase, which codes for MAKVVCVLYDDPVTGYPKSYARDGLPKIDGYPGGQTLPTPEAIDFKPGTLLGSVSGELGLRKYLESHGHKFVVTSDKDGPDSVFERELVDADIVISQPFWPAYLTAERIAKAKNLKLAITAGIGSDHVDLKAASERGISVVEVTYCNSISVSEHVVMMILGLVRNYIPSYQWVVKGGWNIADCVARSYDVEGMHVGTVAAGRIGLAVLKRLKPFDMHLHYYDRHRLPDAVEKELGLTWHPNVEDMVKVCDVVTINAPLHPETEGLFNDKLLSKMKRGAYLVNTARGKICDRDAIVRALESGQLAGYAGDVWFPQPAPKDHPWRTMPHHGMTPHISGTSLSAQARYAAGTREILECFFEGRPIRDEYLIVQGGKLAGTGAHSYSEGDATKGSEEAAKFKR
- a CDS encoding LysR family transcriptional regulator, translating into MLVRHLAYFVTLARERHFARAAEASNVAQPTLSAAIRKLEEDLEARLVIRNHHFVGLTPEGERVLAWGRQILTDYNSLRDDLSRLRKGMVGTLRLGVIPAAMPSVSFVTAKFCKDHPAADVEIQSLNSRTIQRGLDAFELDGGITYLENEPLENVRRIPLYREHYVFVTRREHPLAARRTVTWTEAAAEKLCLLSEDMQNRRIITNLLASIGVAITPPIVSNSFLGIYSHLQHGEWSSIVPHTFSYMFGGMRDLVAIDLVEPVHTQAIGLVLSNREPPSPMSNALLATVLEGDLGFTFSQPREA